From the Acinetobacter wanghuae genome, one window contains:
- a CDS encoding ParA family protein, with product MKTILVANQKGGCGKTLTAITLASALSVKGYKVALADADNQKSALQWLKQRPTSATPIQTLDWRSSKSIGDVPKNIEYLIIDAPGALTDEHAEQLVAEAHAIITPLQPSFFDIDSTRRFLKHLQDIKRIRKGKVQLLLLANRTKPNAANNKDIQAFFDKIDQQPIAWISERTAYGKLAMQGLSVFDQSQKIYQDMQAQWQPVLNAIIDDPSQWF from the coding sequence ATGAAAACGATCTTAGTCGCAAACCAAAAAGGTGGCTGTGGCAAAACGCTGACTGCCATTACTCTCGCCTCTGCTCTATCTGTAAAGGGCTATAAAGTCGCACTTGCCGATGCGGACAATCAAAAATCCGCGTTACAGTGGCTCAAACAACGCCCGACATCTGCAACGCCCATTCAGACCTTAGATTGGCGCAGCAGCAAATCCATTGGTGATGTCCCTAAAAATATTGAATATCTCATTATTGATGCGCCGGGTGCATTGACGGATGAGCATGCCGAGCAATTGGTCGCTGAAGCGCATGCCATTATTACTCCGTTACAACCGTCATTTTTTGATATTGATTCAACGCGACGTTTTTTAAAGCATTTACAAGACATTAAACGAATTCGAAAAGGTAAAGTTCAGCTATTATTATTAGCCAATCGTACCAAGCCGAATGCTGCAAACAATAAAGATATTCAAGCCTTCTTCGACAAAATTGATCAACAACCGATAGCGTGGATTTCTGAACGTACCGCCTATGGCAAACTGGCGATGCAAGGCTTAAGCGTCTTTGATCAATCGCAAAAAATCTATCAAGACATGCAAGCACAATGGCAACCTGTGCTTAATGCCATTATTGACGACCCAAGCCAATGGTTCTAA
- a CDS encoding Holliday junction resolvase-like protein — MSIWMAMLIGACIGVVLTTMILGQSRNGRIKAEYEQYIAELELEHQQALIAAQKRSVNTSRAVLKGKMAEQLAPIMPEFQYLPSDAKFMGDPIDYVVFDGYTDFRDGEGLAEDIEVVLIDIKSGGARLTKGQQAIAQAIREGRVRFETIRIDFQDPD; from the coding sequence ATGTCCATTTGGATGGCGATGTTGATTGGTGCTTGTATTGGGGTGGTGCTCACCACGATGATTCTTGGGCAATCAAGAAATGGTCGGATTAAAGCGGAATATGAACAATATATTGCAGAGCTTGAACTCGAACATCAGCAAGCGTTAATTGCCGCGCAAAAACGCAGTGTAAATACCAGTCGTGCCGTGCTGAAAGGTAAAATGGCAGAACAACTGGCACCCATTATGCCTGAGTTTCAATATCTACCCAGTGATGCCAAGTTTATGGGCGACCCGATCGACTATGTGGTCTTTGATGGTTATACCGACTTTCGCGATGGCGAAGGCTTAGCGGAAGATATTGAAGTGGTCTTGATCGATATTAAAAGTGGCGGAGCACGGCTCACCAAAGGGCAGCAAGCGATTGCACAAGCGATTCGTGAAGGGCGGGTGCGCTTTGAAACGATTCGTATTGATTTTCAAGATCCCGATTAA